The DNA segment AAAGTAAGGATGCATAAAATATATCCATatctaaattatattaaaaagattaaGAGAGAATAATGTTTATGATCCATTTCATAACGCTTCTGTTTCTTATTTGTGAAGAAATtgacttgtttgataactattcccACTTCTtgttcctaaattttaaaaacgttTCTAAAAATAAACTCAATTGGAAACTACAAAAAGGAGttctatttcaattttatattatttctttGTTTTACAATTCTAGAATAATACTGGAATGATTGGTGGATAATCGTgcctagagatgtccaattttctcAGGGGACAGGGTCCGCTTCGAATGGGGTGGTGATTCCCCGATTAGGtggggaatgggggagggagtggagaaaaaaaattatcgtgagctaaacggggaTGGAGACGGAGAATGCATTCCCCATCCTCGCTCCTGCCCCGTCTCCGCCCCGATTAGCTTCTACATATTTAtatagtatagttatctaatgttgtGTTACtatcattattatataaatattatatttaaatttcaaatttgattatttattgcgaaagataatgaatatatttaaattaaatatttaaatttacattatatatatgaataatttgatttatatttatttctttctacttaaaaattttaattagctttttttaagctaaaatttgagtaatttatctttaaattcaaattgtcatgtaaaactaatcataataactaatttagtgataaagtcaattatttAACTACAATTTGCTCATAttagttatttaaattaattgactttttacaacaaaaaaaaataacggaAAAAATTTCCTGCGGGGAATATCTACCCCGATCCCCGTGAAAAAATTCACGGAGATGGAAAATGAAATAGGGAGTAGAGATGGGGATGGAGAATGTCATCCCTGTCCCGCCCCGTGGATATCTCTCTACTCTTATCTTCATATCCAATGTTCAAACCCtatatatgtttgttttttgaaaatttctttcttttctattgattttgctatattttttttttttttgttgtttttccatttttttctttcctttttattaattttgccatattttttttcctcctttttatattattgtgctaatttaattttgaattttatatattattttaaattttgaaatatgcatgataatatattatttttaaatttaaaattattatttttagtacaattgagaccaattagatttttacaatataaaaattttgtttactGAGACATTACCTTAAGTtgactttaatattttacaactacaatatttacataataatataattaagttggaTTTGAATCAAAATTAGACAAATGACTTGagtgaaaaattatttaaatagaaTTTGAGCAACATATAAATGATagaaacaattatattatagttACTAATCTCAAATCAAGACTTGTCTGTATTAATAGTGTAAATGTTATATaattactttttatattttaatacatgctatatattttattttacataattaatttatatttaaattataacataAGAAAAAAGGTTAAGAGAAATTATAAGAAACgagaaatggttatcaaacaagtttctctttttgtttttgtttcttttttgcaAAACCTAAGAAACAAAAATACCTACCAAACATATTcctatttctaatttttaaaaaacaagaaatcaaaaaaaaaaaaataaggaacacTAAATGGAAAACGAAAAAGGGAACATTATCAAACAAGCTTTTAACTTCCTCCTTTTAacttcctctttttcttttaactttttcaaTAAAGACTCtttttccctcttatatccctCCATACTCTTCTACGTAGCTTTCATGCtcttgctttttttttcttcatttttatcatttaattatatatttccTTCTACTATTAGATCCCTCAGCAATTCTCATTTCACATTTTTTCCTATTTCTTTTTTgtatcttttcttcttttttatttaattttacatttttcttttgacaTTAGATATTTCAACGATTCTTATTTTGTCTTCAAATCCTCTGTTTCCAATATTGATCTCTGTTTCGaattgttaattatttatttaaaaattcaaaacaaaaccaaaaagaaTAGTTTTCCAATCTATAGAACTTCACAatgttttaggacatacaatgttgtttcaattttttcaaaaaataaaatctcaaatgtatatcattataaattatttttttttactcaagattatttaaaattataaatgaaaataaatttctccattttatctccttatttaattttaaactacatgcctaatatttacaaaaattatatttattctaCCATTTTTATTTCCCTTTATAAAATTATGTTTCAAACATTTTCAAGTACATCTAACACATTTCATATTCATtagaaattaattcaataaaacaTACATATAGTGATATTGTTTTAgttatttaatctttttcattacttttaaatttcaagttagatatttaaactatttaaatttaattaaaagtatatttatttaaaattacaaaaaatatttatttaaaattacaaaaaataccTTTAGTccataggtttcaaaatattacatatttaatctttaagttttgagttttgagtttggtttcaatctagtccctatgtttcaaaatgttacaattttacccatgacatttgagttttgtttcaatttgatccttAGATTTcaacttttatatttttagcttcgatttttcactaaatattcattttcggtctttaatgttaatttatgttaataaatttaaaataattaaaagaattataattaattaagtttcactatttttcatcacttttaaaattaaaattttacttcataattattttcaattaagGATATTCGTAATAGATACAAAATAAGAGGAAAAGTCAAGCACCTCttcaaaatatttgcaaatattaaAGTATTGACTAGgcaacttttgaattttttctaattttcaattttacctTCCTTATCTTGTTGCATgcctttttcttccatttcttcttctaattttctttagtttcctctagtttttttctattttctttccttttcattttttttattttatttcctttctccaattttttattttttattttatttctttttctctagtttttttttaatttatttcctttttttcattttttaaggatattcgtaataaatagaaaaataaggaaaaaatctaaaatatagtaccactttaaaatatttgcaaatattgaAATGTTGACCAATCAACTTATGaatttttcctaattttcaattttgctcTCCGCTTCTTTCTGCATACCTTCTTCCCTGtcttcttctaattttttttcattttctccagttttttattatttttttcttttcctttctttctttttttacaaTACTTCCTTTCTccggttttttattttttattttatttcctttactcccatttttttttttatattttctttcttttctctaacttttttatgtgttttattttctttcccttcttagattttattttattttctttcatttttttcgatTTTTCTTCCATCTCTCTAAACATTTCCCTCTCTCGCTCATCCTCCTTCCCActagaaaaactaaaaaataaaaaaataaaaaaaattacaagacTAAGTTTAAACCCAAGACTTGAAATTGCCTAACTCATTaatgacttaacaccaacaaaccAATCATTAAGTTCAATTATTTTAACGAAatgttaaatataaatagaaaatgaaaacgaatttgaaagaaactattttttttagtcctCGAATTTGCACCAGTTTTagaaaatttcttaaaaaattaaaatgagaaacaagaatagttattaaataagtttatttatcaaaaaacaaaaaatgagaaTGTTATCAAACGgaccaatagtttttttttctttttataggactTTAAAAGTATGAAGTATATCAATAATAAACTTGGAAAAATGGCATAGATGACCTAAAATGAAGGgcacaaattgaaatatttgtgtatttgtgtattgttaatattaattattagtgaTATTAATGATAAAACTTAGATAGatatcaattttattcatgTATTAGTGATATCAAACTTAGGtagatatcaatgatagaagtttattagtaataaaagtctattattgataatcatGATAAAAGTTTCTCAATAATAGTCATTCATAGCTTTGGgtgttaatctttcaaaattgatagtcaCTAATGAAAGTCTGTTTGTGATAGccattaatattttctatcatttatTGGTTAATCTTTGATAATTTTCTTCcacaattaataaatatttatagaagtcgatctatcattgatagcctactgagtgaatttaattaattaataaagttgaatcttgaATTAAAGTGCAAGTGggatgcctagaagttatcattAATAGCATATTACAAGACATCATCGACAACATGTTGTTGGTAAAAAGGAACAACATGAGTTATCTCTGATTGcatgttattagtgatagaagttaTCACCAATAATCACAAAATAAGTGATATCAGAGATATTGTTGATAGAGTTAGTGATATCCATATATCGataatatcaatgatataaaaattttgCATTGTTTGGATCACAGAATCCGATTAGTGATAGACACTACTATAAGTTGTTAGTGATATATGTATTCAGTAATATGACTTAGGTATATGTCAATTAAATGAATGATATTAATCATATTGGTGATATGACTTAAGTAGACATCAATGATAGTCACTTATAGATTTCTcatcgatagacttctatcgcttttaactttaaatgtttatCTCTTTGAATGttgatagttttctttcaaagttgaaaactatttataaaagaatATCACTGATAGTCACTGATaaccttaagtgttaataattcAAGTTTGATTCCAAATGATAAAAGTGTAAAAATAATAGCCTATGACAACTGATAGCAAATTGAAAGCTAATATTTGAAGTGTTATTATCTCAAGgttgtattaatattttttaaattgaaagttattatTGATAGTAGCTATCGGTGATAGCAACTATAGTAACTATTAAAAGTTATCATTAATAGTTGCCATTGGtgatcatttttaatttaagaaaactaGAAGAAGAAGCATGAAATGGTGGGCTACATGTGGGCTTTTTAGTCATTTACCAATATGGCTATCACTGTTATCTGCTATTAGTGATATCCGACACTAATTATGTGCATATACCTAATATGTTTATTCCTGTGCtacatcttttattattttgggaCTAATTGTTATTTGTACAATCAACTCTTAAATTAATTAGCAGACGTTGACATCGATCattaaaagtgagtatttaatgaaaatttgatgttaaaaatgtaaaatcttgaaacatagggactaaattgaaaattaactcaaatctcaagtgtaaaattgtaacattttgaaacttagagcctaaattgaattaaaaatcaaaacttcAGGACTagatgtgtaacattttgaaacctagggaccaaatagaaactagatttgaaacctagggaccaaaaagacattttttctttaaaattttatgttctAAAGATTTTGAACCACGTATATCGCACGTGTGCTCTAGCTAtgtcttttatttttccaatactatagataaaaaagaatatcaataaaaatttaagataatCATTGCAATGAGAAGCATTTTTCGGGCTAATAAGTAAGTGTATAGccatatttttaaagaattgcaaatataacaaaatctaacaATGATATATTCTTATATATCCTTATCAATGATATTAAGGATAGACCTCTATCAATGGTAGATTTCGAGAGTTTGATCTAAATTTGTACTTTGAGAGTTAGATCTAAATTTTGGTATATctacaaattcttttatattgtGCTATATTTGTTAAGACTTCAAGTctgattattatatttgcacTTTCCTTTAAATTTAGGTAATGTATGCACGGTTCTTATTCAATATTTTGGGccattttttagatttatattaTTAGCACTTGTTCTAAATTTCATATGAACAAAACAAGTAAAGCGTATAATTTCCATGAAGCTTTCAtctattaaaatttcaatttttaaaatgaaatgtgttgatgtcaaattttgatcaaggagtAACAGAATTAGATGAGTAGAAGAAATTAAAACTTCTAAGTTACCTCTCCCTGGTGCTCTTCACCCTTATTTATAGTTTTTTCACTATCTCTATTTCTATTTGGAGTAGGGATTGCTCCAGCCAACTCCCCAAGGAAAGGGGTTGTTTCCTTGAGCTCAACCTTGACTTTGGGCGGAGGGCGAGTGTGGTGGTACGGACTCGACCCATACCACCTTCTCTCCcttttcttctcatttctttttctattttctttttaaggtTAAATTGGATACTTTGTCAAATATCTTTTTTACCCCTTATGTCCAATTTTAcctataacaaaatgaaatatcacaaaaaaatgaaaatgtttgacaaaaaaaggaaatgtttgattaattaaaaaaaaatagttgaaaTAATCAAACATTTTGATTTGCCCGTGAGATAAAAAATGGGGTGTGGGAGGTCGAAAGAGCAAAGTACGCAAAACCAACAAACTAAGGTCCATTTTGTTTAAGAACCATGTGGTTTGGGAATAAAATGTATTGGAATTATCAATAATTGTGTTTGGTTCTATTTGGAAATGCTAGAAGAAGTAAATGATATTTGTTTTGGTAAGGATTTcatatttggttttttatttttaaaaattaaatttatttcctttcaatttcTCACAATAATTtatgaattcttagccaaatttcaaaaacaaaaacaaaaacaagtttttcagAGCTACTTTTtggagttttcaaaatttattttaatttttgaaatcattggttaaaaatgaataacaaaacataaatttagaggtaaaatgagtctttacaaatttaactctataaaaaaaaaaaaaaatcaaatggttatcaaataagatatgaataatttagtaaaaatatgCCTAAAAGAACTCATGAATAActctaatttaaattaatcaatattttccataaaatacttaattttattaattttatatgtaattaacaaaaaaaatattaattaagtacgtattttaattcatcaataaattattattaatggtATACGAtagaattggataatataattaatcaaaataatttagGGCTTGTTTGGTAGGTATTCTAAAAacagaaatttgaaaacaaggggTTCATTGAAAACGAAgttatatttcatgttttcatataTGCGTTTGGTAGcatatttagaaattaaatttcaatttaaacaaaattttaaaatgtgattgaaaatatatttagttactCACTGAATACTAGATTGAATATAaacaattattaattaatttctgaacttgttttatgttaaagtttttgtataattattattttgaaatatcatataatatatattacatattttaaattcaacaaatataattgagtttataacatgaaataGTATAATTGTGTTATTGTTTtgatcatttttaatataattctacattttaaaattttgaattcaaaatctgGATCCACTACAAACATAAAGagttgttttcagaatttgcaTTGTTTGGATCACAGAATTCGAAAACAGTTTTCAGAAACAGAATCGAGACTGCCAACCAAACACATATTCACTGAACAATCTATAAACATAAAACAGAATCTGGGTTGCCTACCAAATAGGTCCAATAATTTGTTATCAACTAAATTTTGTATCCATTTAATTATCGgttgaatttgaacattcaaaatttaaatttaaaataatatatttagtaGGATctaattgtaataaaaaaagagagaatataTAATTTACTTTCGAAAGGTATCAAATTCACACAGACACgacataaaaaaaagtaatggaaATGACTGATTCTCATGTCCCACTTTTAAAATTGGGTACCGAAGAAAGGGTTATAAATTCCTTGTCAATTCCCGTCTTAGTTCACATCTCGACTCTTAATCGAAAGAGCCTCGAAAATGTGCGATCAAGGGTCGGAAGCAAAAACGAAATTAGGAGCAAAAGTGACGTATGGCCATTGCATAGATGTTATTTGCAAATCTTCAGACGTGCAATTGCAATGGCCCTCCTTCGATGACCTTTATCATCAAGTCTCTTCGGGGATCTTCTTGAACAATGGAACTAAGGTATGTGAAATActatattgtttttttcttttttttttttaaaaaaagaggaCTATAATATTCTTTGAGATATATATTCTACTCATCATGAgaagataaattcaaatttcatctTATTTGAATGCAGAAATATATCCTTGATAAGAACACAAACAGTAACTGGTACTTTCTATATGCAAGAGCTTCTCAATTGTCTGGATTCAAGATCCCCGTACTGGAGATGGATAAATATAACGGAATCCGGGTATAATTTTAACccatatttatttcttcattaTACACCCATCTCTTATTTTCATAtgggattttatttttattcaaaatattaacataattaataatttcgGTTGAAAATCCCATCCCATGTTGGAAATCAACTGCTACTCTTTTCCTAACAAATATCTTGTGCAACAAAGGTGGATTCCTGCgttgtatatgtatgtatataatgGAGAGACgttataaaagaaaatcaacTCGGTTATTATCTTCATTTTAAAGAAAAGTAGTAGTAGTTCTAACATATATTTTAGAGAAGTACATTTACAATATATTTATCGGTAGACCCTGATTTAAGAACTAGAATTCTGAGCATAAATGTCAAATTATAATTCAAGATTGATAATGAAATTGTTATGAATCGTTTTCATAATATCATGTTatgaaataatcaaattttgaaattgattacTTATAAATTATTGTCAAATAATTTAAGTAAAAGccccttgaaaaaaaaattctaaattattatgaaattgataaaataatacATGGTGTTTCACAATCTTGTAGCCAAACATATGAAGTCGCTGAGTGTATCCAAGTATCTTGGTTCGATATACGCGTGAAAGTAAGTGCAACTTTTTTCACACCAAGAATAGTGTACGATGTAATATGGAAGATACAGTTAACCAATAATGCCTCTGGATGGGAGCTTCCTGTGAACATAGAACTCATGAGGCCAAATGGATGCAAGATAGAACGCAAACAAAGTCTGCAGTTCGTGAAACGAGGGGACTGGTTGGAGATTTCAGGTGGTGATTTCTTGGTCGATAATTGTGGTTGTGAAAATGGCGGTGAGATCGAGCTTCACATGTATGAACATGGAGGGCATTGGAAGCGCGGGTTTCTTTTGAAAGGTGTCGAGTTCCGACCACGTGGATCGGATTGCgcttgataaaaatggtcgacATAACACAAGTTCTTCTCTATCAAACTTAGTACTTTGTATACTGATTTAAAGAATGAGaggttcaaaaagtgttttatggtgaaatatgaaaatataatgTAATGTAGTATATGAAATGATAAATAATACACCTTTTTGCTTATAAGCATGAAGGTTAAGTTTTAAACACCTTTTGTGTTAATTTAGATATTTATAAATGAGGAATGCTTGGGAACTGAAAATGATGGGTTATGAATTTAAACTgatgaaaacttaaaaagtaaagatcaaatttcaataataaaaacatTCTAGGGATGTTTGATTGCAATTTCATTAAATCATACGTTTTATGAATTTTTGTATTCATTGATGTGTTTGAATCTAGAAACTAAAtgatagattgttctctttcGAAGAACCATTTTTTTCATGCAATCCTAATTGAAAAACAATGAAATCCACAAAATTCATAAGAATTCTAAGAActaatttaaatctcaaatttatcaACACCCTAAAATTAAGGAGTCTAATCTCTCGTCGTTGTCAAAAACATATTTGAATCAACTTTAACAACCACACAGAGAAGAAGAATAGAAAAGAATAATCGctgaagatcatcaacaattccTTGATTTGCACTTCGGAATGAATGGTTGGCCTCCAAATACACTCTCTACCTTTTGCCTCCTTTTTTTAAACCAAACGTTCTCAAAGTGTTGAAGATCACATATTGGAAAAACCAAGGGGATCTCACACTCTAAGATAGATGGGCTATTCTTCCCATTGCCAACTGATTTTAAGATGAAATTCCATACTATCAAATATGGTATCCGAATCTATAAAGTCTAAACAAatattcaatctaataaaaagaaattgagatgGGATCAAGAATAATAGACCCAAAAGAGACACCATCTTGAAAGAGATTTTGTGTTCAAGCCCTTACATTATTGCTTACTcctcaattaatattgatttctacTTGGTGAgtcttttttatatttcattatcCGACAACATTTCTTCACAGTGCTGCAACACTACCCAAAAGTTCCTATAGGGTTTATAGTATAAGCTCTGAACTTTCTAGTGTAAATTGGAGTTGGATTTGGAGAAGATGGTTAGCTTGAATTCAATTAGAGATTCAGAACCTTTTTTGGATTTAAGTTGGGTAAAAGATTTATGAAATTTGGaggatttcaaaattgaaaatgggaAAGAAAATTTGGGAAGATTTtatgttatatatttatatatataagagatggcaaaaataaataaataaataaataaatttaggtttcccttttcctttctcacGCACGCAACCGTTATCGAGCCCGCCACTCTCGTTCGCGCCGTTGTCGACAACATGCGCTGCCGGTGGGTTCGTTTTTCTCTCCTTCTGATCTCGCTCGTCGAAGCCAAATGCCACACCACTACTGACCACTGGGAGTGTCTGATGTGTTGCCGCTGTCGGATTGACGACCGCCACGGTCGCCGCCGCCTGTGGTAAGTTCGACgttgctctctctctcttccgttgttctttctctctctaactTTTACTGCTTGCACAGACATCCTATCCGCTGCCTCAGATACGTTTGCCATTCACACATTGAGTGTTGCCAATAGCCATTGTCGGAATCTTGTGTTCGGGTAAGGATTTGGTTGTTTTGTCAGTTTTCTGGTTTTCTTGTAGTTCTTGAAAACCCTTTGAGACTTGGTCTAAACTTTGACTTAACCATAGTGGATTGACGATAGATTTGTGTTTTGGAGATTTTTAAGGTTATCCAGTAAGGTTGATGCATCTTGGTGACGTTTCGGTAAGTGCTAAGGTTGTAAAATCTTCTAAATTGTGTTTGTTGGCTGTTGTAATTTAGGTTTTGGCCCTTGTTTCTTTCTGTTTTTGCTTAGATTTGTGTTGTTGGCGGTGGAGTTTAGGGGAATTAGAATCAACAGACTTTTGGGTAAGTTTTTCAAGTGCTCCAAGATGATTTTTCTAGTTGAAGTTGAACTTTGATCATGGAAattaagttgtttataaatgttgtgtatgaatttttttaatccttATGTTCGTTAGGAGATTGGAGCATAGGAATTGCAGGACCAAAAATGAGTCACCCTAAAAGTTTGAGTTCGAGTTCAGGTAAGAGATTTCTTAACGATAATTTAGAATGACCTCTTATGCATTACTCATAACTGATTTtgattgatttaaacttagTGTCGATATATATTGATTAGTTGCAATATTCATATCTATTTGATATTTGTTTGAAGCGTGTGGTGCACATTGATGGTCTGTGTGACAAGTCTGTGTGACGCGAATGCGTATGACATGAGCCCTGAACTATGGGATATGGACAACAGTCCATGTGATAAGTCTGTGTGACTTTGTGCATATCTATCGAGTTGCAATGGATTATGTATAAGTCTACTTGAATCTGTGTGATAAGTCTGTGTGACTTTGTGCCATAATCTATGGGCTACTTTGCTGCTTAAGTGTTGTGCACTATTGGTTTGTGTGCGAGTATGTGTGATGCGAGTGTCTTGACACTTAAGTTTGTGCTTTGTTTCTTCTGTAAGCACCATATACATTTGTTTGACTGTGTGATATGTTTGTCTATGGTAGAGCATACACATCTGTTCAACTATGTGATGTACCTGAACCACTTTCCTAAAGTTTGTTTTCTTCAAAGAATATGCCCCACCTTATTTGTGTATGGTGGGATCACTTATTGAGTGTTTTTGTAATACTTGTTTTTTCCAATTCTCCTTTTTCTAAGGTAAGGCAAAGTCATGCAAGGTGAATGATAGGATGCTGCCGTGTGAGTCAGGAGCTGCTTGAGTCTAGCTTTCACTTTGTAATTTTTGTTGAGTGAAACGTTTAGGcctcatttgataatcattttgtttttttttttaaattaagccttTGGACATTACATCCACCTCCAAATTCCTTTCTTTGTTCTCTACTTCTCACCAATGGTCAAAAagccaaaccaaattttgagaactaacaaaagtagcttttaaaagttgtttttgtttttagaatttggcaaagaattcaaccattatacttaagaaagatgctaatcattataagaaatgttgatgaaataaacttaatttttaaaaataaaaacaaaaaaactcaaATAGTTGCCAAACGAGACCTTCGttttgattacatgaataaggattcatgtgtGAATTAGgtactaatttaatatttgatattaaattattt comes from the Benincasa hispida cultivar B227 chromosome 5, ASM972705v1, whole genome shotgun sequence genome and includes:
- the LOC120078162 gene encoding lectin-like, producing MELRNISLIRTQTVTGTFYMQELLNCLDSRSPYWRWINITESGQTYEVAECIQVSWFDIRVKVSATFFTPRIVYDVIWKIQLTNNASGWELPVNIELMRPNGCKIERKQSLQFVKRGDWLEISGGDFLVDNCGCENGGEIELHMYEHGGHWKRGFLLKGVEFRPRGSDCA